A section of the Chloroflexota bacterium genome encodes:
- the aceE gene encoding pyruvate dehydrogenase (acetyl-transferring), homodimeric type, translating into MAQLDTHRDGALNGGQGADAVETRDWLDALHDVRRLSGNERVRELLRELQIHAQRAGGVLPVTARTPYANSIPPEREPAYPGDEALEWQIRSIIRWNAMAMVVAANREADGIGGHISTYASAATLYEVGFNHFFRGPDHPEGPDIIYFQGHAAPGIYARAYLEGRLTAEQLHDFRRELMPSGGVSSYPHPWLMPDFWQFPTVSMGLGPLMSIYQARFMRYLEDRGLKQPSDQRVWAFVGDGEADAPETIAAISLAGREYLDNLTWVVNCNLQRLDGPVRGNGNIVQELEGLFRGAGWNVIKVLWGRDWDELFANDHDGLLTRRAGQIVDGEFQKYSVAGGAYIRENFYGVDERLLAMVADRSDDELVRMNLGGHDARKVYAAFNAAVRHQGAPTVVLARTIKGYGLGEAGEGRNVTHQQKQLNEDELLTFRDRFKIPISDEDVGRAPLYRPGPESREVRYLTVRREELGGFMPMRSAEKSQISTPPADVFAEFEAGSERPATTTMAFVRMLSKLLRDPALGPRVVPIVPDEARTFGMEALFRQVGIYSAVGQLYEPVDSASLLYYKEATDGQILEEGIAEAGAMSSFIAAGTSHATYGVATLPFFIYYSMFGFQRVGDLVWAAADARTRGFLLGATAGRTTLAGEGLQHQDGHSHLLFSVVPTCLAYDPAFAYEISVIIREGIRRMHEQDEDVFYYLTLGNEAYPHPSLPTDAGVREGILKGMYRLRAADAAPGQPRATLLGSGAILNEVLEAQEMLAARYGVAADVWSVTSYTQLRREALDADRWNMLHPDRTPRTSYVATCLADAPEVVVAATDYMKTLPDLIAKWVPGRLVALGTDGFGRSDTRAALRDFFEVDARFVTLATLHALAQESRIDAELVSEAIEDLNIDAEKPNPRLS; encoded by the coding sequence ATGGCACAGCTAGACACCCACCGCGACGGCGCCTTGAACGGCGGTCAGGGGGCCGACGCGGTCGAAACGCGAGACTGGCTGGACGCGCTGCATGACGTGCGGCGGCTTTCCGGCAACGAGCGCGTGCGTGAGTTGCTGCGGGAGCTGCAGATTCACGCGCAGCGGGCCGGCGGCGTGCTGCCGGTCACCGCGCGCACGCCCTATGCGAACTCCATTCCGCCGGAGCGCGAGCCGGCCTATCCCGGCGACGAGGCGCTCGAGTGGCAGATCCGCAGCATCATTCGCTGGAATGCGATGGCCATGGTCGTGGCCGCCAACCGCGAGGCGGACGGTATCGGCGGGCATATTTCCACCTACGCGTCGGCGGCCACGCTCTATGAGGTCGGCTTCAACCACTTCTTTCGCGGGCCGGATCACCCCGAGGGGCCGGACATCATCTATTTCCAGGGCCACGCGGCGCCCGGCATCTATGCACGGGCGTATCTCGAAGGTCGCCTGACCGCCGAGCAGCTTCACGACTTTCGGCGTGAGCTCATGCCCAGCGGCGGCGTCTCGTCATACCCGCATCCCTGGCTGATGCCCGATTTCTGGCAGTTCCCCACCGTGTCCATGGGCTTGGGTCCGCTGATGTCGATCTACCAGGCGCGGTTCATGCGCTACCTGGAGGATCGGGGGCTGAAGCAGCCCTCCGACCAGCGGGTGTGGGCGTTCGTGGGCGACGGCGAAGCCGACGCGCCGGAGACCATCGCGGCGATTTCCCTCGCTGGGCGCGAGTACCTGGACAACCTCACCTGGGTGGTCAACTGCAACCTGCAGCGACTGGACGGCCCGGTCCGCGGCAACGGAAACATCGTGCAGGAATTGGAAGGGCTGTTTCGCGGCGCCGGGTGGAACGTGATCAAGGTCCTCTGGGGCCGCGATTGGGACGAGCTGTTCGCCAACGACCACGACGGATTGCTCACGCGCCGTGCGGGCCAGATCGTCGACGGTGAATTTCAGAAGTACAGCGTGGCCGGCGGGGCCTACATCCGCGAAAACTTCTACGGGGTGGACGAACGGCTGCTGGCGATGGTCGCCGACCGCAGCGACGACGAGCTGGTGCGCATGAACCTCGGGGGGCATGACGCGCGCAAGGTCTACGCGGCCTTCAACGCCGCCGTGCGACACCAGGGCGCCCCGACGGTCGTGCTGGCGCGCACGATCAAAGGCTACGGGCTCGGCGAGGCCGGCGAAGGCCGCAACGTGACGCATCAGCAGAAGCAGCTGAACGAGGATGAGCTGCTGACGTTCCGCGATCGATTCAAGATTCCAATTTCCGATGAGGACGTCGGTCGCGCCCCGCTCTACCGCCCGGGGCCCGAGAGTCGCGAAGTCCGCTATCTCACGGTTCGGCGCGAAGAGCTCGGCGGATTCATGCCCATGCGCAGCGCGGAGAAGAGCCAGATCTCAACGCCTCCGGCCGATGTGTTTGCCGAGTTCGAGGCCGGGAGCGAGCGGCCCGCCACCACGACCATGGCGTTCGTGCGCATGCTGTCCAAGCTGCTGCGCGATCCGGCGCTGGGTCCCCGCGTCGTTCCCATCGTGCCCGACGAAGCCCGCACCTTCGGCATGGAGGCGCTCTTCCGCCAGGTCGGCATCTACTCGGCCGTGGGGCAGCTCTACGAGCCGGTCGATTCGGCGTCGCTCCTCTACTACAAGGAGGCCACCGACGGCCAAATCCTGGAGGAGGGAATCGCCGAGGCTGGGGCGATGAGTTCGTTCATCGCCGCCGGGACCTCCCACGCGACCTACGGCGTCGCTACGTTGCCGTTCTTCATCTACTACTCGATGTTCGGCTTTCAGCGCGTCGGCGATCTTGTGTGGGCCGCGGCCGACGCGAGGACGCGCGGATTCTTGTTGGGCGCCACCGCCGGCCGGACGACGCTGGCGGGTGAGGGCTTACAGCACCAGGACGGCCACAGCCATCTGTTGTTTTCCGTTGTGCCGACGTGTCTGGCCTACGATCCCGCGTTTGCCTATGAAATCTCGGTCATCATCCGCGAGGGCATCCGCCGCATGCACGAGCAGGATGAGGACGTGTTCTACTACCTCACCCTCGGCAACGAGGCCTATCCGCACCCGAGTCTGCCGACGGATGCGGGCGTGCGGGAAGGCATTCTCAAGGGCATGTACCGCCTGCGCGCCGCCGATGCGGCACCCGGCCAACCGCGCGCCACCTTGCTGGGAAGCGGCGCGATCCTCAACGAGGTCCTCGAGGCGCAAGAGATGTTGGCGGCACGCTATGGCGTGGCGGCGGACGTGTGGTCGGTGACGAGCTATACGCAGCTGCGCCGCGAGGCGCTGGACGCGGACCGATGGAACATGCTGCATCCCGACCGGACGCCGCGCACGTCATATGTGGCGACCTGCCTGGCGGATGCGCCGGAGGTGGTCGTGGCCGCCACCGACTACATGAAGACCCTGCCGGACCTGATTGCGAAGTGGGTTCCGGGGCGGCTGGTGGCGCTGGGCACCGACGGCTTCGGACGCAGCGATACGCGCGCGGCCTTGCGCGATTTCTTCGAGGTCGATGCACGCTTCGTGACCCTGGCGACGCTGCACGCGCTGGCGCAGGAGAGTCGGATTGACGCTGAGCTGGTGTCCGAGGCGATCGAGGACCTGAACATCGACGCCGAGAAACCCAACCCGCGGCTGAGCTGA
- a CDS encoding CUAEP/CCAEP-tail radical SAM protein — translation MRVLIVSTYELGHQPVHAASPAAALQAAGHEVRALDLAVEMWDPDALDAVDALAFSVPMHTAMRIAVSAAQAARRTHPDVPVCFYGLYGEMAPALDPSHPMDRALAGEYEPELVAWVDALSSANGQATLSTDIIQLTKHGFHAPARELLPPIDRYARLAVDGEERLAGYVEASHGCVHKCRHCPVPVVYDGRIRIVGADTVLDDIGRLVDAGARHITFGDPDFLNGWRHSRKVVRAMHQRFPDLTFDCTTKVEHILEHAHVWPEFADAGCLFVISAFESLNDTILGRLDKGHVAAEAGQAIALLRRHGIETRPSWLPFTPWTSFADVLDILDFVARHDLVGNVDPVQYSIRLLLPKGSLLLDLPDMQRYLGPYDEAQLSYAWRAADPAVDALQAEIGALVAALADADTEIASSYAAVRALALDAAGAAAEGRAHGIPIDAERAAARPRLTEAWFCCAEPTELQFAQLAGI, via the coding sequence ATGCGGGTCTTGATCGTCTCGACCTACGAGCTGGGGCACCAGCCGGTGCATGCGGCCTCGCCGGCCGCGGCGCTGCAGGCGGCGGGACACGAGGTGCGCGCGCTGGACTTGGCCGTCGAGATGTGGGACCCAGACGCCCTCGACGCCGTCGACGCGCTGGCGTTCTCGGTTCCGATGCACACGGCCATGCGCATCGCGGTGAGCGCCGCGCAGGCGGCGCGCCGGACGCACCCTGACGTTCCAGTTTGTTTCTATGGCCTCTACGGCGAAATGGCGCCGGCGCTGGACCCAAGCCATCCGATGGACCGGGCGCTCGCCGGCGAGTACGAGCCGGAGCTGGTGGCCTGGGTGGACGCGCTATCGAGCGCGAATGGGCAGGCAACTCTTTCGACCGACATCATCCAGCTCACCAAGCACGGCTTTCACGCCCCGGCGCGCGAGCTGCTCCCGCCGATCGACCGCTACGCGCGCCTTGCCGTCGACGGCGAAGAGCGTCTGGCGGGCTATGTCGAGGCGAGCCACGGCTGCGTGCACAAGTGCCGCCATTGTCCGGTGCCGGTGGTCTACGACGGTCGCATTCGCATCGTCGGCGCCGACACGGTGCTGGACGACATTGGGCGGCTGGTCGATGCGGGCGCTCGGCACATCACCTTCGGCGATCCAGACTTCCTCAACGGCTGGCGCCACTCGCGCAAGGTGGTGCGGGCCATGCACCAGCGGTTCCCGGACCTCACGTTCGACTGCACCACCAAGGTCGAGCATATCCTGGAGCACGCCCACGTGTGGCCGGAGTTCGCCGACGCCGGATGCCTGTTCGTCATCTCGGCGTTCGAGTCGCTCAACGACACGATCCTGGGGCGCCTGGACAAAGGCCACGTGGCCGCCGAGGCCGGGCAGGCGATCGCCCTGCTACGACGCCACGGCATCGAGACGCGGCCCTCCTGGCTGCCATTCACGCCGTGGACGTCGTTCGCCGACGTGCTGGACATTCTCGATTTCGTCGCGCGGCACGACCTGGTGGGCAACGTCGATCCGGTGCAGTACAGCATTCGGCTGCTGCTGCCAAAGGGGTCGCTGCTGCTCGATCTGCCCGACATGCAACGCTACCTGGGGCCGTACGACGAGGCGCAACTGAGCTATGCGTGGCGGGCGGCCGATCCGGCGGTCGACGCGCTGCAAGCGGAGATTGGGGCGCTGGTGGCGGCCCTTGCCGATGCGGACACGGAGATTGCGTCGTCCTACGCCGCGGTGCGGGCGCTTGCGCTCGATGCCGCCGGAGCGGCCGCCGAGGGTCGAGCGCATGGGATTCCCATCGACGCCGAGCGCGCGGCGGCGCGACCGCGGCTCACCGAAGCCTGGTTCTGCTGCGCCGAGCCGACCGAGCTGCAATTCGCGCAGCTGGCGGGGATCTAG
- the lipB gene encoding lipoyl(octanoyl) transferase LipB, translating to MVTASVDVHRAGRVAYRDAWAWQQTRADDVRAGTAAEALALLEHPPVYTCGRRSDPANLLASPERLAAQGIEVVDVERGGDVTYHGPGQLVAYPILDLRRRGIYPISFVRGLEQTLVTTLAALGVPAAPRKKLPGVWVGNDKIAALGVHVRGGVSMHGISLNLAPDLSAFEAIVPCGIHDAGITSVERYCGAAPDHEAAKEAFITAFAQTFDVVVRDADSEMALANGH from the coding sequence ATGGTGACTGCCTCCGTCGATGTGCACCGGGCGGGCCGGGTGGCCTATCGCGATGCGTGGGCGTGGCAGCAGACGCGCGCCGACGATGTTCGCGCGGGCACGGCGGCCGAGGCCCTGGCGCTGCTGGAGCATCCGCCGGTGTACACCTGCGGCCGCCGCAGCGACCCGGCGAACCTTTTGGCGTCGCCGGAGCGGCTGGCGGCGCAGGGGATCGAGGTCGTGGACGTGGAACGCGGCGGCGACGTGACCTACCACGGACCGGGACAGCTGGTGGCCTATCCGATCCTGGACCTGCGCCGCCGCGGCATCTACCCCATCAGTTTCGTTCGCGGCCTGGAGCAAACGCTGGTGACCACCCTGGCTGCCCTCGGCGTGCCCGCCGCACCTCGAAAGAAGCTGCCCGGCGTGTGGGTGGGTAACGACAAGATCGCCGCGCTGGGCGTCCACGTCCGCGGCGGCGTGAGCATGCACGGCATATCGCTCAACCTTGCGCCCGACCTGTCGGCCTTCGAGGCCATCGTGCCCTGCGGCATCCATGACGCCGGCATAACGTCCGTGGAGCGCTACTGTGGGGCAGCGCCGGACCACGAAGCCGCCAAGGAGGCGTTCATCACCGCCTTCGCCCAAACATTTGACGTCGTCGTGCGGGATGCCGACTCAGAGATGGCCCTCGCCAATGGCCACTAA
- the lipA gene encoding lipoyl synthase — protein MATKVRPRYPKPAWLKVRAPTGDRFTGLKRLMRTQSLHTVCEEARCPNIGECWNDGHATFMILGDTCTRACGFCAVTSGRPGALDPLEPLRLAAAVERMGLDYCVITSVNRDDVPDGGASVFADCIRAVRRVRPSCQVEVLIPDFMGDWDALATVMEARPVVLNHNTETVPRLYGRVRPKARYERTLELIRRAADLAPDVATKSGVMVGLGETRDELRATLADLVANRCELLTVGQYLQPTRKHLPVERFYHPDEFVDIAEEARALGFVHVESGPLVRSSYHAGRQALAASMNRARLG, from the coding sequence ATGGCCACTAAGGTCCGGCCCCGGTACCCCAAGCCCGCGTGGCTCAAGGTGCGCGCGCCGACCGGCGACCGCTTCACGGGCCTCAAGCGGCTGATGCGCACGCAGTCGCTGCACACCGTCTGCGAGGAGGCCCGCTGCCCCAACATCGGCGAGTGCTGGAACGACGGCCACGCTACTTTCATGATCCTGGGCGACACCTGCACGCGCGCCTGCGGCTTTTGCGCCGTCACGTCGGGCCGCCCCGGTGCGCTCGATCCGCTGGAGCCGCTGCGCCTGGCGGCGGCCGTGGAGCGCATGGGACTCGACTATTGCGTGATCACGTCGGTCAACCGCGACGACGTGCCCGACGGCGGAGCGAGCGTCTTCGCCGACTGCATTCGCGCCGTGCGCCGGGTGCGTCCCTCGTGCCAGGTTGAGGTGCTCATTCCCGACTTCATGGGCGACTGGGACGCGCTGGCGACGGTGATGGAGGCGCGGCCGGTGGTGCTCAACCACAACACCGAGACGGTGCCGCGCCTCTATGGCCGCGTGCGACCCAAGGCGCGCTACGAGCGCACGCTGGAGTTGATTCGCCGAGCGGCCGACCTGGCGCCGGACGTGGCGACCAAGTCGGGGGTGATGGTCGGGCTTGGCGAAACGCGCGACGAGCTGCGCGCGACGCTTGCCGACCTGGTGGCGAACCGCTGCGAGCTGCTCACCGTGGGGCAATACCTCCAGCCGACGCGCAAGCACCTGCCGGTGGAGCGCTTCTATCACCCCGACGAGTTCGTGGATATCGCCGAAGAAGCCCGAGCGCTGGGGTTCGTCCACGTGGAATCCGGCCCGCTGGTGCGCAGCTCGTACCACGCCGGTCGCCAAGCCCTCGCCGCGTCCATGAACCGCGCGCGCCTGGGATGA
- a CDS encoding dihydrolipoamide acetyltransferase family protein encodes MSVDLRLPDLGEGIEEADVLSVLVSVGQAVDAGDSVIEIESEKATLEVPTDAAGTITGIHVKSGDTIAVGQPVLTLESDGAETPPAAAGSEAQPQVDEAPGPSADGAPDGAEAAPRRASVDSTTAGVGPDVHVARPFTDAESDADGRPVAAAPSVRIFAREIGVDVRQVEGSGPGGRISMDDVKAHARRRPSAPAPDIVMPLPDFAQWGPIERVRLSRLRRTLADNLTGSWTTIPHVTLFQEADVTDVEALRAENKERAAAQGAKLTITAFILPVVAAALKAHPEVNASLDLAAGEIVRKGYYHLGVAADTERGLLVPVVRDVDTKGVIEIAAELTDIAERARAGKLTPDEMQGATFTISNLGGLGTGFFTPIVNPPEVGILGVGRAVPRPTLQNDAMQTRLMLPLSLSFDHRALDGADGARFLSWIVDALQRPTTLAMES; translated from the coding sequence ATGAGCGTCGATCTGCGCTTGCCGGACCTCGGCGAGGGAATCGAAGAAGCCGATGTGCTGAGCGTGCTGGTGAGCGTGGGCCAGGCCGTGGACGCCGGCGACTCGGTGATCGAGATCGAGAGCGAGAAGGCGACGCTGGAGGTGCCCACGGACGCCGCCGGCACCATAACCGGCATCCACGTGAAGTCGGGCGACACGATTGCGGTGGGCCAGCCGGTTCTCACGCTGGAATCTGACGGCGCGGAGACGCCGCCGGCCGCGGCTGGCTCCGAGGCTCAGCCTCAGGTCGACGAGGCGCCCGGGCCAAGCGCCGACGGCGCGCCGGACGGCGCCGAGGCTGCGCCGCGCCGCGCGAGCGTTGATTCGACGACGGCAGGCGTCGGCCCGGACGTCCACGTTGCACGGCCCTTTACAGACGCGGAATCCGATGCCGACGGCCGACCGGTGGCTGCCGCGCCGTCGGTGCGCATCTTCGCGCGGGAAATCGGCGTGGACGTGCGCCAGGTCGAGGGCTCAGGTCCTGGCGGACGGATCTCCATGGATGACGTCAAGGCGCATGCGCGTCGCCGCCCGTCGGCGCCCGCGCCGGACATCGTGATGCCGCTGCCCGACTTTGCCCAATGGGGACCCATCGAGCGCGTGCGACTGAGCCGTCTGCGGCGGACGCTTGCCGACAATCTGACTGGGTCGTGGACCACGATTCCGCACGTCACGCTGTTCCAAGAGGCCGACGTGACCGATGTCGAGGCGCTGCGCGCCGAAAACAAGGAGCGTGCGGCCGCCCAGGGCGCCAAGCTCACGATCACGGCCTTCATCCTGCCGGTGGTTGCGGCGGCGCTGAAGGCGCACCCCGAAGTCAATGCCAGCCTGGACCTTGCCGCCGGCGAGATCGTGCGGAAGGGCTACTACCACTTGGGCGTGGCAGCCGATACCGAGCGCGGACTGCTGGTTCCGGTGGTCCGCGACGTGGATACGAAAGGCGTGATCGAGATCGCGGCCGAGCTGACCGACATTGCCGAGCGGGCCCGCGCCGGCAAGCTGACGCCTGACGAGATGCAGGGCGCGACGTTCACCATCAGCAACCTCGGTGGGCTGGGAACCGGATTCTTCACCCCGATTGTGAACCCGCCCGAGGTGGGCATTCTGGGCGTCGGCCGCGCCGTTCCACGCCCGACGCTCCAGAATGACGCCATGCAAACGCGGCTCATGCTGCCGCTCTCGCTGTCGTTCGATCACCGGGCGCTCGACGGCGCGGACGGGGCGCGCTTCCTGTCTTGGATTGTCGATGCACTCCAGCGGCCGACGACGCTGGCGATGGAGTCCTAG